DNA from Mesorhizobium sp. DCY119:
AAGCGGGAAACCGGGACTGCCTGACGATCCTCGATCGTTTCAGGTACTGATGGAAACAGCCCCCCACCCTTACCCACTCCCCGCACGCGGGGAGTGGGGTCGTCAACGTTGCGGACAGCCTCCTTCTCCCTGTCCTTCACGGCGAGAAGGTCGCGGCAGCAGGATGAGGGGCGATTCTACCTCAGCTGGAAAGGCTAGCCGCGCGGCGCGATCCGGCGCACGATGACCTTGGCGGCGGCTGGTTTCGTGTCACCAAGTGTATAGCCGGACAGCAGTACCAGCGCAGCCCTCTCGGCATCGGTCTTGTTGCGGGCATGGACAAGCGCCAGCGGTTCGCCGGCCTTCACCTCCGCCCCAACCGGCAGCAGCCGCGTTATGCCCACGGCATGATCGACACTGTCTTCCGGCCTGGTGCGGCCACCGCCAAGCGCCACGACGGCTAGGCCGATATCGCGCGTCTCGATGTCGGTTACGAAACCGCTCTCGGGTGCCTTTACCGCGAATTCCACTTTCGCCTTCGGCAGATAGCTTTCGCTCTTCTCGACGAAATCCTTCGGCCCGCCGAGGGCCGCCACCATACGCGCAAAGACTTCCGTCGCCTTGCCGCTCTCCAACGCCTTATGTGCCTGCCGCGCGGCATCCTGATGCGAGGCGGCAAGCCCTGCCTGCTGCAGCATTTCGGCGGCGAGTGCCAGCGTCACCTGCTCCAGCCTTCGGTCGCGGAAACGGCCGGTCAGGAAATCGACGGCGTTCTGCACCTCCACCGCATTGCCGGCGGCAGATGCTAGCGGCTCGTTCATGCCGGTGATGAGTGCCGATGTTTTCAGCCCCGCGCCATTGGCGACCTCGACGAGGCTGGTCGCCAGTGCGGTCGCGTCGCGGGTTTTTGCCATGAAGGCGCCGTTGCCGAGCTTGACGTCCAGCACCAGCGACTGCAGCCCGGCAGCGAGTTTCTTCGACAGGATCGAGGCGGTGATGAGGGCGACCGACTCGACCGTCGCCGTGACATCGCGGATGGCATAGAAGCGCTTGTCGGCGGGTGCGAGATCAGCAGTCTGGCCGATGATCGCGCAGCCGGCGGCAAGCACCGTCTTGCGGAACAGCTTCTTGTCCGGCTGCGTGGTGTAGCCGGGGATCGAATCCATCTTGTCGAGCGTGCCGCCGGTGTGGCCGAGCCCGCGCCCCGAAATCATCGGCACATAGGCGCCGCAGGCGGCAACGATCGGCGCCAGCATCAGCGAGACATTGTCGCCGACGCCGCCGGTCGAGTGCTTGTCGGTGACGGGACCGGGCAGGTCCGACCAGTCGAGCACGTCGCCGGAATCGCGCATGGCGAGCGTCAAGGCGACTGCCTCGTCGCGGCTCATACCGTTGAAGAACACCGCCATAGCAAGGGCCGCGACCTGCCCCTCGGACACCGCGCCCGTGGTCAGCCCGCGCACGAAGCCGGCGATTTCATCAGCGGAGAGCGGCTTGCCGTCGCGCTTGCGGCGGATGATTTCCTGGGGGAGCATCAGCTTTTCCCTCCCCCTTGAGGGGAGGGTGGCCGCGAAGCGGTCGGGTGGGGTCGTTGCGGAAGTGCGCGACGCCAATTGAAGCCCGCCAGCTTACAAGTAGGTAGCGATCGGCCGCTATGACCCCACCCACCTCGCTGCGCTCGGCACCCTCCCCTCAAGGGGGAGGGAAAGGTCGCCGCACTACCCATCCACCAACCCCTCCCGGAACATGGTCTTCAGCACCGTGGCCAGGCGACCGCCACCGATGGGCGCCATGTCCTTGGTTTCCTCATGCGAAAGCTCGGCGCCTGTCATGCCGGCGGCGAGATTGGTGATGACCGAGCAGGCAGCGACCTTGAGGCCGCAGAACCGCGCCAGTATGACCTCGGGCACGGTCGACATGCCGACGGCATTCGCGCCCATCAGCCGTGCCATGCGGATTTCGGCCGGCGTCTCGAAACTTGGGCCGGAGAACCACATATAGACACCCTTGTGGAGGGCAGTGTCGGAGACCTCCGCCGCCTTCTCGAAGGCGGCGCGCAGGCCGGCATCATAGGCTTCCGTCAGGCCGACAAAACGGCGGTCGCTCGGCTCCCCGAACAGCGGGTTCGAGCCGGAAAAATTGATGTGATCCTCAATCAGCATGATCGAGCCGGGCAGCATGTCGGGGTCGACGGAGCCGGCGGCGTTGGTGAGGATCAGCTTCTCGATGCCGATGCCCGCCAGCACCTCGATGACCGGGCGCATGGCGGCGGCATTGCCATGCTCGTAATAATGCGCGCGGCCGGCCAGCATCAGCACCGGCTCGCCGGCGAAATTGCCGGCCACCACCTCGCCGGCATGGCCGGTGACGCCGCTGGCCGGGAAGCCCGGCAGCTCGGCGTAGGAAATGCGCACCGCGTTTTCGACCTCGTTGACCAGCCCGCCGAGACCGGAACCGAGCACCATCGCAACCTTGGGCACCAGTCCGCCAAGCCGCTCCACCAGAAGATCGATCGTCTGCATCATCTGAGAATTCCGCCTTCGAAGCCGTAGGGCAGCATCTGGCCCATCGTTACCGTCTCGACCACGCCGGTCTGGTCGCAGAGGAAAAGTTTCGTGTTGGCGTCGGCGAATTCGGCGAGCCGCTGGCGGCAGCCGCCGCAAGGTGTGATGCGGTCCATGCGCTCGGCTACGACCGCGATCTCGGTGATCTTGCCACCGCCGCCCATGATGTAGTGGCCGAGCGCGGTCGTCTCCGCGCACCAGCCTTCGGGGTAGGATGCGACCTCGATGTTGCAGCCGGAAAAAACGCGACCATCTTCGGTGCGAAGGGCGGCACCCACCGGGAATTTCGAATAGGGCGCATGGCATTTCGCCATGGCCTCGCGCGCGGCGAGGAAAAGGTCATGCGACATAAGAGGCTATCTTTCCTTCACATAGGGCACGCCGCCGGCGCGGGGCGGGATCGCCTTGCCGATGA
Protein-coding regions in this window:
- the deoA gene encoding thymidine phosphorylase is translated as MLPQEIIRRKRDGKPLSADEIAGFVRGLTTGAVSEGQVAALAMAVFFNGMSRDEAVALTLAMRDSGDVLDWSDLPGPVTDKHSTGGVGDNVSLMLAPIVAACGAYVPMISGRGLGHTGGTLDKMDSIPGYTTQPDKKLFRKTVLAAGCAIIGQTADLAPADKRFYAIRDVTATVESVALITASILSKKLAAGLQSLVLDVKLGNGAFMAKTRDATALATSLVEVANGAGLKTSALITGMNEPLASAAGNAVEVQNAVDFLTGRFRDRRLEQVTLALAAEMLQQAGLAASHQDAARQAHKALESGKATEVFARMVAALGGPKDFVEKSESYLPKAKVEFAVKAPESGFVTDIETRDIGLAVVALGGGRTRPEDSVDHAVGITRLLPVGAEVKAGEPLALVHARNKTDAERAALVLLSGYTLGDTKPAAAKVIVRRIAPRG
- a CDS encoding purine-nucleoside phosphorylase, encoding MMQTIDLLVERLGGLVPKVAMVLGSGLGGLVNEVENAVRISYAELPGFPASGVTGHAGEVVAGNFAGEPVLMLAGRAHYYEHGNAAAMRPVIEVLAGIGIEKLILTNAAGSVDPDMLPGSIMLIEDHINFSGSNPLFGEPSDRRFVGLTEAYDAGLRAAFEKAAEVSDTALHKGVYMWFSGPSFETPAEIRMARLMGANAVGMSTVPEVILARFCGLKVAACSVITNLAAGMTGAELSHEETKDMAPIGGGRLATVLKTMFREGLVDG
- the cdd gene encoding cytidine deaminase, which encodes MSHDLFLAAREAMAKCHAPYSKFPVGAALRTEDGRVFSGCNIEVASYPEGWCAETTALGHYIMGGGGKITEIAVVAERMDRITPCGGCRQRLAEFADANTKLFLCDQTGVVETVTMGQMLPYGFEGGILR